Within the Drosophila melanogaster chromosome 3R genome, the region ACTATTGAATATGAATTAAATTATCACTAGAgtgtgaaaaaaatatgattGATGCAGTGCTGTTCATCCATCAATCATCGAAAAACACTGGTGCAATGTTCTCGTCGTTGATATCTTTTATGCAAGTTGTTAGCTATAGCAGCTCATAAGAAAACGAAATTGACTATTATTTTACAATTGGGAAAGttttaaaattgtgaaaatataatatgcgcagaatttcttttgtttcgcAATCCTCCGTTTTGACAGCAccaataaaaaagaatatttattatttaaaatctgtttttTGTCAGGTgttgataaatatatatttcaaagtagcaacttaaatattcaattattgttattttgaTCCGAAAATTGGGCAGCGGACTAAGAACATAAATTCGTACACATTTGCGTGGGTAGTTGGACATGTATGGAATGGTTCCTTGAACATTTTCCGAAAACACCCACATTCATATTGTGCGAGTGAAGTGAAAGTCGGACGACAGCTTCTTTATTTCAGTTCAAGGCCGGGTATTcataagcaaaacaaaacctaCGAACAAAGCGCTGGCTCAAGGCACCTCAAGAGATTCCCTCGGTCTGGGAACCTGGACTGGCTTACAAATGAGTCTGCCACCTCAAATAACAAAGCGAATGCGGCACGCACCACAACACCGAGAAAAAACTGTCCCATAAACAAGACCTTTCAACTTTCTAATCTAAAGAATATCTTACTATAACTAAAGAGAACATGATTTTCGTTTAAACTTGATTCCAAGAAACATTATTAAGATTGCATCATAAATATATGCttattaaatcataaaagGGCATCAAAGCCAATACATTTTTCGCAGTGTAGCAATAGCAGCAATAGATGGTTGGAGTGATGAATTTCTGGCCGGCCAGGCATTaattccatttaattattatGACACCAGAGGGCAGCGCAAACAGACCGCAATAATAGTGGAGGCTGACAAAGCAATTGCAAACACCTTGGGTGCTGAGTGCTGCTTACCAGGTTTGTCCCAAATCCCCAGATGCTCTAATCTATTCTAATGGCTAGTGTCGTGCCCAGCGATTTGCGAATCAGCTGAGGGCACATTTgtcatacgccatgtgggcGCGTCGGCGTACGCGGCGAATGCGCAACGTGTGCAAAACGGTCACAAAGTTTGCCGCAACTTGGGCCAAGTTTTCCGGCTCAAGTCGAGCGGGAAAAGCGTCGAGCAGGACTAGTACAACATCGTTTTCACGCTTGCCCTGTCAAGTGAAACCAATTTGCGCATTTTGTCTGCATCGCAAGGCATTCCATCGGATCGTCTTATTCCTGGTCTTAttcctcttcttgtttttgGCTGCAGACTGCCATGGAGTGGCAGTCGCCTTAAATTTTCCTCGTCCTGCACTTGACATTCAATTTTCCCTCGAAGCCACAGCCGTCTAATGAATGCAATTTCGAATTCGACCCAACTGCTGATTACGATTTCCCTTGGGTGCAGTCAAAGCTATCAGTTGGCTTGAGGATCCTCAAGACGCTTGGGGTGCGATGAAAGTGGGTCTCAATGGGTCCTGGAAACTCTGCACTTGACTAGAGGAATAGGCGCACTTTTTAGGTAACTTTATCAACCTGCTGGTTATTATGTTTTACGAGTTTTCACATCGCATTGTAATGTGTAAAGATTAAGATGTTCTATTGATTATTATTCCTGATttcttgatcaaaaataattaaatccaTTAATCAATTTATGCAACGATTTAAGTCATTATTGAGAGCTTGCAAAGCAATTTGAAGACAAGATAAACGGATTCCATGATGCTTGTTCTCATAAAGTTTTGCCTTGCTGTCGGGGAAAATTACAGATTTCACAGTAAAATAGAAATTCTCGCCTGGTCAtaacttaaaaacaaattccaACTGCCTGCATTGTTTTGCGCTTGACCATTGTCGCTCCATCTCTCTCTCCTCGCCTCTAGCCCTCTCTTTCTCAGCGAAGGGTGTGTGTGGTCGTAAATCAATATTTAAGCTGGGTATAGTATGCTCGTTTAGTCTTTGCCGGATGGTGTGGAGCCTTTCAGCTAgagtttaaaaataaagaaaaaaagcaAACCCGAACTCATTCAACTCGTTCAACGACTCAATAAATGTTGCAAATGCGATGCTCTCtacgtatttatttatacgaCAGCGAAATGGGGAAAACAGGGAGATATTTGTGGAGAATGAGGAGGATTCTCCCAGGACCTTCGCTTCGGTCCGGAGTCTATGGATTTTCGTTTCATCTGCAGAGGCAACACGAAAACATTTCCAAACActatttatctttatttgccTCTCGTTCTGGCCATCGTttttccctctctctctctctctttccatTTCGATGTTGAAATTCCAGCACTGGGCAGTGATATTTGTTATTTGCTAAACGAAATGATATATACTGGCGTGTCATTAGTCATGCTTTGCTGCACATACATAAACACGTACTCTAAAGCTGgccaacgttgcgtatacTTGATGCGCCAGTGCCATTGCCACTTCGCATCCACGAATGCCCATTCATAACATAACTCTTCGATTATAGCATTGCTTTCCGAGCTAAAACTTTATTCTTAATGTTGTCCCAACCTAACTCCATCAATTTGAAACTAATGTTTCGTTTCCATTTTGGTTTGCACAAAACTTAACGcacaatttatgcaaagtCTATTAAAATGCAAACGTTTCAGTTAATTACGGCGAATTTCAGTTTCCAAAGTCCTTAAGCGAAATTAGCAAGCAACTTTTCAAATATcgacagcaacaataacaacaaagtTTGCTCTTTTCCCTCGCTTTTCCACTCACTCTCACCAACCGCCCACTGTGTGGCAAGTTAAAAGCGCTAAACGTTTTATTACCACCAGCGCAGCGCAGCGCGCAAAACTCCCGGCCACTTTTGTGAAAAACCTAGAAAAACCTTTGCTGCGGTTGCCTTCAGCTGAAACTGCACTTGACGTACAACTTATGGTTTCGGCATCGTTTCGGTATTTAGTATTTGtcgaaaattgaattttgattcTAAATTTATGATGAACCAAATTTAGTTTATCTTTACATCTAATAGTTccttttttaaatcaaaaaagATTCCATCACTCGActtgtatacatttttaagtAATCGTTGAATTGACCATTATTTTCCCTTTGGCGTAATATTGTTAGTTGAAGTCTAATCTAAGTGATTATCCCCTAAATTCATACTCCGATTCCCTGGTAATTCTGACCGGGTCTCCAGAGGCTGCTGGGCCTATCAATAGCGAATCGCAATTGACGCAAACAGGAATATGCCTACATTTTGCCCATATTAACGCACCTAATCAATATGGCCCAAGGGCGAGTACGGAACTGTTTGCCAACTGTTTACCCATTATTGTTGGCCCAGCGTACTCGCGAAATGGCCGAAAGCCAATTGTGCCATAAATAATTAGGCAACTTAATTAGGTTTCACTTTAACTTCAACAGACCCTAATATTTAGACAGCTTTAAGACTGAATATACTTGAAGATAAAGCCAGGCAAACCACGAAACCAAAaccattaaacaaaaaaacaataataaaagaaaaatcacaaaaatataAGCAGAATGCAGAATGCTCGGCACTCAAagtaaatgcaaataaatcggATTTccacaacaaaagcaaaaaagtgTGGAAGGAAAGCGGCTTctaaaaaaagcaaaataaaaacaaacaaagctggAAACTACCAGAGGCGATGGTTCAACCAAAACCGTGACCAAACCGAGAAACATGGCCAGAAATAGGACTTACAATCAAAACTTGCCCGTAGGCAGGAGGGTAGATTTGTGTGCCTAATGCGGTATGGATAGAATACagcaagagaaaaataaaataatattcataatttatttttaatatatgaaATTGTCAAGATATTAATGCGCTGACATTAGGTGCGGACTCTTTTATGTAGAATTTTAAAGGAACTATAACTTTTTCCCTTACATATTATGGCATTTTTCCTTGCAAACATACACTTAAATCTATACATGTTGTGACATCCTTAAAGTTTTTAACTTAAATACTCCATCTTGGTGGTGTAACCACTCGTTCTACAAGTGTATCTTCAAAGTCTGGGTGCAGCTTCAGCTATGGCTCCCCTTCAGACCCTCGGGTTGCCTTAACAGATTGAAACAATAAACTCAAATTGCCCCAGCGGACGAGTCAGTGGGGTTGAGTTCGGGTTGAGTTATCTGCTGTAAGTTGAGCCGATAACTTTATGCGCACAATTCCATTTGATTGATGAGATTTATGCTCGCAACGCCCACCGTTCacgtattttgattttatttttatttagtcGTCTTATTTTATCAGCCCTCTGTTGCTGTTTTCTCGCAAAATCAAGTGCCTGGCTGTtgcttcttttattttatttcctgCTGGggcaggcaaaaaaaaaattatatacaaaaaatcgcagacaaacaaaaacaaacgaatgaaatatataaaacatttaaagcccttcagcagcagcaacatgttggCATACGGACCAAATTCCCTTATACCATGAGCCTCTTTTGACCCACTTCAGGATACTTTTTGGCTACAGTATATGGCAAATAAGGCAAGTGGATTTATTGTCACAGAAATGTAATCCCTGTCTTCGTttgtttcatatttaattGGCTTCTTCGAAAGAGAAACGCTGAACAGCTTTCATTAGTGGCAGTTGCAAGGGAAATTCATCAGCCTTGATCATGATTTCATTAATCAAGTGCAATGCTCTTATTGAAAATCAGTGCTATCGGAATTTACTGCGGGTTAAGCTGACTGCAGCTTAAACCACTTTAAGTAAATATATTCGgtatatttttgaattatggaataataaattatataggtCAAATGTAAACCAGTTTTCAGGATGAGGGACATTTTAATATCCCTGCACCATAAATTCATGACACCATCACAATCTTCGGTTACTTGAATCGACGTAACCCGAGTCCTCCTCCTTTTGAGTGCTGCATTCATTCCGCCCCACAGGTCCTTGAGTGCTTTCTGGGTAAGCTCCCGCATCCGCTGTCGCTGTCATCCTCCTTCGGCTCCGTTACCAGGTCCAGATTCATCTCCAGCATTCCGAGATGCATTCGCATAAAGATTCGACACGGAAATTGCAAGTATCGTTGATTCATTTGATCGCTTTGCAAGGCAAATGGGCGCACGGACTCCGAGTTCACCGGCGCCGGACTCACGGTCATTAATATGCATGTTTATTGGGTGCTGGAGCTGGAAGAACAGAAGGAGGAACAGAGGTGCAACGAAGGAGCAACGGAGAAGCGAGGACCAACGCTGCGTTGCTATCCCGCTGTGCAAATTACAAGGGGCTTACTCTTTCAAGGATGTCCTCCATCAGGTGCTTCACAAGGAGGAGGCTCCAGTCGCGAGCTTGATTTTTGGGAGCCAGTCAAAATTAGCAACGCTCCGATGGCAACGATAAAGTTCCACTGTGATGCCATTTAACTTGCTGTCAAAGGTTCGCATGCGACGTCAAGAAAAAACTCCTGATGTACTTAGACGTGTTCCCATTtccaaaatatttcaatacaGACTTTAACACAATGAATTCAAGTTTTTTATCATATTTGATTTTACACAGATTTGCATAAAAACTGAATAGAACATAAAGTTAGACTGGTTTTTAAAATACCCGAAATGgttcaaaaaacttttttttttaatttgtgttaCGTTAGTTACGTTAGCTTCTCGACAGattcatttcatatttcacaGTAATTTTTGTAGAGGGGCTTCCGTCTATATATCAtgtattcaatttatttatagaattaGTTTAATAAGCTTCATATATAAACTCACATCCAGTTACGTTGCACAGCGTGTGTTCATTCAGACTCAAATGGGTTAACATGGGCAGTTCACTGTTGATATTCACAAAGTAAACGATTACTTGACCACGCTGGTCATTTGATTTGTTGTTGGGATACGGCATTAGCGGACTCagaaaaatcttttaaatatttatattataaaatatatatatatataattaaatacttgcaatatttataagtgaaaaaaatataatttttatttcactaaatgattacaatctttttatttgagaagaacaccgaccttttacaattaggtctcaaactgaactctgataattattctgatttgattgacgttcaagcctcggtatcgagcttttctaatatggactttagactttaggattctgatcgtgaagagaaaaagctttgcgtttctcttggattcaagtgcatttgctcttggatacaagtgctcttagattcttataatttgtttattgaaatcgatacttttgtttttcgggattgcggctccgagctttgaacgtgggaatgtgacgatggggtgaggcttaagcaaggaattgtttaaattaggggacggatgtttagtctaccagtgggtgacttatctagaattggggtttttttaacaatcttattctttctggtatctgttggatacatccggagtagtgtatgttgtattggggtgtatatgttgtaagtgtattagtatgtaggcatatgcttaagtcttagggacttatggatatgtcactcccccaacctttgaatttggcctgtcctcaggtcgttaaatttgggtataaggtaatattatttccttgttgaatattttcattgacattattttcaaggtgcgtgtgttctttttgcttacgatatttgacaa harbors:
- the CG43291 gene encoding uncharacterized protein, isoform A encodes the protein MLIIWLTLSWIFLSSAQKVYVPYNCCVNYFKYDLVDDGSVYMGIFTPPSGSNSLYKWSATFDIHGHSAIFLSPLMPYPNNKSNDQRGQVIVYFVNINSELPMLTHLSLNEHTLCNVTGYGSPSTKITVKYEMNLSRS
- the CG43291 gene encoding uncharacterized protein, isoform B translates to MPYPNNKSNDQRGQVIVYFVNINSELPMLTHLSLNEHTLCNVTGYGSPSTKITVKYEMNLSRS